The following is a genomic window from Methanobacterium aggregans.
TTTCTTATTTTTTTGAGGGTATAGTGATGATCCAGAACTAAGAAAGATGAAAGTTCCTAAGTATATGGTTATCAGAACATAGAATGCAATGGTATATTCAGGCGCATTCAAATAAGCAAATATCAGCATTCCAATTAAAAACACAGCCAAAACTACACGATAAAGGCTCAGATCATGGTAATCTTTACTCAAAATTACACCGAGAGATAGGGCAACGAAACCCCATGAACCAAACACTGGGGCAAAAAACTGACGATTGGGAGTCATTAAGGTTGTTAAAGTTAATAAAATAAAAAACAGGCCTCCACCAATCAAGGATCTTCCGCTTTTCTTTTTAATCTCCAAGTTATAATCTTCTTCCATAGCTTACACCATTAATTAGATTGAAATTCTTCAGTATTGATATTTCAAGAATTTAAGACAAAACAACCCTCCATTTATCCTAAACTTCTAAAAAATAGGGGCAATATCTTATCTTAATTATATATAACTAAAACATCTGGTAACCTAATCTCCAAATGTTTCAATCGATATAATATCCAAAGAATAATATTTAATACTTTCTATTTAATTCATGATAAAAGGAAGTTGATGGTAAAATAAGAAAAAATTAAAGCCTCTCAATGATCTTGTCCAGTATCCTCTCAGCAATTTCAGCTTTTGAGGTTAATGGAACTGTCCAGAGATCTCCGTCAAGGATTATAACCTCGTTCTGGTCAGATCCAAATCCTGCACCCTCCACTGCAACATCGTTTGCAACCATGAGGTCTGCATGGGATTCTTTCATTCTTCTGCGTGCAGATTCTACCAGTTCCTCATCTGAAACTCTGTACTCCGCCTTGAAGCCCACAAGGTATATTTCTGGGTTGATGTCCTTTACAGAGCTTATTATTTTAGGTGCACGTTTGAGTTTGAGTGTTAGATCATCATCTGATGAGATTTTATCCTGGCCTTGAGAATCCACTGTGAAGTCTGAAACTGCTGCAGCCGACACAAAGACATTATTTTCAGGGATAAGTTTTTGAAGCTCTTCCTGCATTTTCTCCGTGGATTCAGCTTCCACCACATGGAAGAGTTTTGGAACGCGTGTTTCCATATTTCCGCAGAGCATTGTAACCTCTGCACCCCTTCTGAAGGCTTCTTTTGCAACTTCAACTCCCATCTTACCTGAACTGCGGTTGGTTATTCCACGAACCTTGTCTATTGCTTCGTAGGTTGAACCTGCACTTACAAGAACCTTTTTTCCCTTGAGATTGAATTTTTGACCTTCAGCTGAGTTCATGTAAAGTTCTCTGAGGGCTTGAAGGGTTATATCATGGACGTCAGGGAACTTGGCCTTTCCCTCTTCCAGTTTGGGTTCAAGGAATATGGTTCCTTCATCCTTGAGTTTCTGGATGTTACCTTCAACTGCCCTGTACATGGAGTCGTGCATGGATGGAACAAAAACTATTGGGGTTTCATGCCCTAAAGCAGTTATAAGAAGCGTGTTTATGGGATTATCTGCCAGTTTATATGCGAACTTGCTTATAACATTGGCTGTGGCCGGGGCCACCAGCACAAGGTCTGTCTGAGCGTATTTAACATGCTCTATTTCCCCTGTAAGGTCTAAAACTACCTTCTGACCCGTTGCAAATTCCATTGCATTGGGGTGGATGAGGTTGCAGGCATCATCACTCATAAAGCATTTAACAGTTACTCCCTGCCTCTTCAGTTCCCTTGCAAGTTTAACAGCTTCTATTGCAGCTATACTCCCTGTAACACATAGCACAATTTCCATGTTTATCAACCATGAAGATTTTTATTATATTCTGGTTTGTGTTCCAGAATATTTATAATTTATTAGAAATCATCCCTATCTACGACGAGAACAGTTTCTTCATCCGTTAACTGTTTTATTACGTCGTTTAGAACGTCAAGTCTTCCTGGAATCTTTCTGGAGTCTTCCCTAACAATCCTTATTTTGTACTTCTCGTTTCCGTCGGTACCGTAGACTATGTTTATTCCAGATATTCTTGCAGGTGCGAGTATGTCCCTTGCAACTTCTTTGAAGTCTGAATTTTCCCCCACAACCCTTATTTTCTTGCCAACCGTCCTTGAAATTTCCCTTACGATCTTTCCACTCTTTCCTATGAGTTTTCCAACCTGATCCTTATCTGTGACGATTATAACAATATCTCCAATTTCGATGGTTTTCTTAAAGCCTATCTTTCCCTCACCGACTCTGAAGAGTATCTTTGCAATGTCCAAGTCAAGCTGGGTTATTTCACCCTTCTTCAGCTTGTTCTCACACCCCTGACATAACATTCCACTTTTTAAACAGACATCGCATACTGGCAATACCATTTACATTCCTCCTTTTGATTATTTTGATGATCGTAACATTGATTATAGACTTTAGAAGATGGCATCAACATGCTGTTGAATTTTTTAAAATTTAATCGTAAGCCGTGTTTCTAAATAAACTTAATTAATTGATAATTAACTTAGTAACCGAGTAGCAGAACCTATTTTAAACTCATTAAAATGTTAAATATTCTTCATTTTGTACATCGCGAGATGCAGCTAAAATAAAAGCAGATTTTATTGGTTCTATTAATGCTTCTTGTTAGTCGTATAAAGATGGTACTATAACAGATATAATTGTATTGCCACTACTAGTATATAATTTTGCATGTAGTGAGGAAATGGTGTAATGATAATAACCGCAGTTCATGGCAATGTTTTGAACATCATGGACACTATGAATCCCTAAAAAATACTTGAAAACCTTAAAACCTGTAAAAAAAATAATAAGTAGGGAATAAAATCTTATTTTAAAGATTAAAATCCGCTTAAAAGTCCGCCTAAGTCAGTTCTGTCCTGTGCTGCTGGCTGACCTGCCTTGGACACAATGGTTCTTGAGAGTGAAGTTAGGTTCATGGACTGGATCCAGACCTTACCGTTTCCACGCAGGGTTGCAAAGAATATACCCTCTCCACCGAAGATGATGTTTTTAAGACCCTTCTCGCTGAGCCCACCTATCATCTCTATATCGTAGTCTATGGTGTCCTCAAACGCAACCAGGCATCCTGTGTCTATCTGTATGGTGCCACCGTAATCTGCAGGGTTGAGTTCTATGAGGTTTCCGCAGGCTCCTAAAAACAGGCTTCCCCTGTCACTGAACCTTTCAAGTATGAATCCCTCTCCACCAAAGACTCCTGCTCCCAGCTTTTTTGTCAGGGCTACATCGAAGTCAACTGTGCTTTCTGCTGTGAGAAGTCCCTCTGACTGGACGAATATGTCCTTGGAGCCGTCCAGTTCTATATGTTTTATTTCACCAGGTATCATCTGTGCAAATGAAACAAGTCCCTCACTTCCCTGGGGTGTGAAGTACACGAAGGCCAGGCTTTCACCTGCAAGTTTTCTTTTACCCATGTCTATGGCTGTTCCTATTGCCTGGTCAAGGAAACCCTTTTTTTCCTCTTTTTTACCTGAGCTGAACCTTGTTTCCATGTCAACATTGTCAGTTTTCCAGAGGAACTTTCCAGCCACCCCGTAAACCTCGTCTCCAGGTGAAAGTTCTGTTACAAGCATCTGCATTGCATTTCCAACGAGTTTATGATTTATCATTTCTATGCCTCCTGAGAGATCCCAATGAAACATGTTTATTATGGCTTCTCTCGAGCTAACAATTTAAATTAGAGGTACTGGGGTTATATGATTTTCCATATGATTTTTAGGAAAATAATAGGAGATGGTTCAAATAAGGATCCTTGGAATAGAACATATTTAACACATTAAGAATGATTGAAGCATAAAAAAAAGCCATGTTTTATTTCCTAAAAAACATCTGAATCTAAATTAAATAATTCTAAAAAATTTAAAATAATATAATGAGAAATAAGTCTTAAAAAATTGATAAAATTCTAAAAATGGAGAATTAACTCGTAAAAATAGAAATAAATTATTAAAAAGATAAATAAATCTTAAAAAACAGCTAAAATCCCAAAAAAGCAGCATGATCTTAAAAATAAAAAAATAGGGCATGCAGCTAAAAAAAGGTTACTGCACTGTGAAACTGTTTACCACCAGGTTGAAGTTGTTCTGCTGATTGCTGAAATCTGATTGGAGCGCACCGCAGAGTATAACGTAGATGTCGCTGTTTTCCTTGAGCCATACAGCCCTCATCTGCATAGTAGCACTTGTTGAATTCACTGTGTAAACATTTTCAAGGGCCGCTGCACCGTTGACTGTGATGTTTGCCTCAGACACGCGTTGGTAACTTGTGTTTGTAAACAGTGATGCGTAGTTTGCATCGTAAACAGTCTGCATGTCTGAACCAGCCGTTGCATTTGACTTCTGAATCAGTACGAACGTCTGTGGTTCTCCTGTACTGGCCACACTGT
Proteins encoded in this region:
- a CDS encoding KH domain-containing protein — its product is MVLPVCDVCLKSGMLCQGCENKLKKGEITQLDLDIAKILFRVGEGKIGFKKTIEIGDIVIIVTDKDQVGKLIGKSGKIVREISRTVGKKIRVVGENSDFKEVARDILAPARISGINIVYGTDGNEKYKIRIVREDSRKIPGRLDVLNDVIKQLTDEETVLVVDRDDF
- the coaBC gene encoding bifunctional phosphopantothenoylcysteine decarboxylase/phosphopantothenate--cysteine ligase CoaBC; translated protein: MEIVLCVTGSIAAIEAVKLARELKRQGVTVKCFMSDDACNLIHPNAMEFATGQKVVLDLTGEIEHVKYAQTDLVLVAPATANVISKFAYKLADNPINTLLITALGHETPIVFVPSMHDSMYRAVEGNIQKLKDEGTIFLEPKLEEGKAKFPDVHDITLQALRELYMNSAEGQKFNLKGKKVLVSAGSTYEAIDKVRGITNRSSGKMGVEVAKEAFRRGAEVTMLCGNMETRVPKLFHVVEAESTEKMQEELQKLIPENNVFVSAAAVSDFTVDSQGQDKISSDDDLTLKLKRAPKIISSVKDINPEIYLVGFKAEYRVSDEELVESARRRMKESHADLMVANDVAVEGAGFGSDQNEVIILDGDLWTVPLTSKAEIAERILDKIIERL
- a CDS encoding PsbP-related protein, yielding MKKYPFLILLALLCLVVSVSGCVSNQNQTNNTTSHYSQNGISFDYPGSWNTANAVSNNSVAAVVDPNSVASTGEPQTFVLIQKSNATAGSDMQTVYDANYASLFTNTSYQRVSEANITVNGAAALENVYTVNSTSATMQMRAVWLKENSDIYVILCGALQSDFSNQQNNFNLVVNSFTVQ
- a CDS encoding AIM24 family protein, whose protein sequence is MINHKLVGNAMQMLVTELSPGDEVYGVAGKFLWKTDNVDMETRFSSGKKEEKKGFLDQAIGTAIDMGKRKLAGESLAFVYFTPQGSEGLVSFAQMIPGEIKHIELDGSKDIFVQSEGLLTAESTVDFDVALTKKLGAGVFGGEGFILERFSDRGSLFLGACGNLIELNPADYGGTIQIDTGCLVAFEDTIDYDIEMIGGLSEKGLKNIIFGGEGIFFATLRGNGKVWIQSMNLTSLSRTIVSKAGQPAAQDRTDLGGLLSGF